The Pleuronectes platessa chromosome 11, fPlePla1.1, whole genome shotgun sequence DNA segment aaaaaagaaaagaaactatTGGGTTTCATTCTACAAGGAGATAATCACCCAAAACCTAAGAGGAGATCCAGACATAGATGTAAATCAAACAGACAAACGTCCATTCAAGAGACAAAAAAGTGATAGCAGAGCAAGTTCAACCCATTTATGGAAACCTCTGCAACAGCTGAGATGAACTTTTTTGGAACAATATGATGGACTGCTAAATGCGTCAAAAATTTGGATCAGGTTACATTTAGGATTTTGGATCAAACCatgattcctttttttttgtatccttACCTTAAATTCCTAGTCATGCTTATCAATAAAGGTCATCAATAAGTATTGCTGTTTATGAAGCTTTTTAAATTCTCAGTCCATAAAGAAGATGTTTTGAACCACAGCCTTCGCTAAAACATCTGTCTTTACTGTGACCATATCACCAGGTTACAATTCCTAGTGTTCCTAATGTTTCTTCAATCTGTTCTCTTTAAATTtagaattacattttaaaatattttaaatttgcGTCTACATTGTATGTTATAAACTTGGAGCTGCAtttctatacaaataaagatgattattattattattattattatttgtattaacatTATTCATAGTAGTAGTGTCAGAGCACACATTACACTATATTAATGTCAATAAGAACTGGAAAAATTATTGAGAATGTATGGAAAACATTGAACACATAACATGTGTCATTGTGTGAGTTTTCACTGGtgctacttaaaaaaaattatcctgAACTGATGTCCATCTTGTTAATTGTTtattgtgtgaatgtgatgtAGGATTTCAATGGCTGTCTCTTGGAATTcctaaaaaatgaaacaaaggaATAAATCtgcagattacattttttaagtagATTCTATTTAACTGCCTGTGGGTGGAGAGTGTCTTTCACCCTTTCCTGTGATTGTAGTTGAGGTACTTCCTGTGGTTACATGAATGTCCTTGACCCTTATTGCCATCTAAAAACAgtgcaaacagaaaacacaatttcACACAAATGTGTCCATGTTGCATTGTGAACAATCATTGTTAATGAGGTTTCCTCCAACTCATAGCAACTGTTTAAATCCTCATGAAGAAACGAATACAAAAGTGACGAGAGGGATCTCACAGTGTAAATGTCAAAGCATTGGCTCAAATAATGgacagtgtttgtgtacatTAAGTTATgggtgtatgtttttttttattggaaagTTCAACTGAGGTTTGCCCAAGATTTTGGATTTTGCTGTGAGTGAACAATCGAACAATCTTTTACCGGGGGTATTCATATAAATAAAGAGACTAGAAATCCCATAATTCCCACAAGTCAGGTCCTGTATCAGTCTTTGTGCAGGCCACTCATATCTTACTTCCTACAGAAGAGACAATCACCATAAAATGAACCAAACGTATATTTTGTATCTTTACTCCTGATCACAACATTAAAGTCACTTATAACATCACAAATGAAACTCTTACGTGCCTGGTTATTAAAAAACCTTTATGGATGATTATCATATGAACTCTACCTTTATCAATAATAATGTGTATGTCATGGGTTCATTCTCTGCAGCAGTTTCTCGTAAtgtcactgtgtctctgaggcTCTGACCCCTGCATGTGCATGTATTGTGAGGCACAACAATTAAGGGAGTAACTGCCCGAGGCCTGCTGGGGCCGGACACATCTGGCGAACCAGTCATAACACTGTGGAGCCTGCCATTGTTATGTGCTCAAAAAACAGAACTGGAAAGAAAAGGGCAGGAAGGAAGGACTTACAAGTGCTGCTAAACATGATTTCCGTCTTTGGTTTGTGCTGCAAACAGGATACTGGAGCTTGACGGCTAGTCTCAGAACCACATGACTTGTTTTTTTGGTTACGAATGGTTAACCACATATTAGTCTAATTTTACTGCCAAACTTGCAGGGACCCTCTGGATATCAGCTAATTTCGTTCATCATTTCAACAACTATGTTGTGGATTTTTCTACTGCAGCTCATCAACAGTGTGAGAGGTTTATCTGGAGCGGACCATGAGACTCTGTGCATGTCTAACACCTGCTTCACCATACATATGGACAAGGTGAGCTTTGCGATGGCCCAAGAGAACTGTGTGCACAACGGAGGTAATCTGATGACgatcagagacacagaagaagaaaatgtgcTGCGTTCGCTTCTCTCACAGATCAAAGGACAACGTCAGGACAAGGGGCTGGAATTTTGGATTGGATTAAAACTGAACAGAGGGAAGTGTGTGTTGGCTGACAAGACTCTCAGGGGCTTCATGTGGGCATCTGGGGAGGAAGATTCCCAGTACTCCAACTGGGGAGAAGAACCTGTCTCCACCTGCACAGAGAGATGTGTGAGGGTTAGTTACATGCTGGGTCAGAATCAACTGAAGTGGACAGCTGGAGCTTGCAAAAGCCTGACTTTCTATGCATGTAAGTTTTACTTTAAGGGAATGTGCAAACCTTTGACTCTGATGGGGTCTGGGGAACTAAACTACACAGTGCCCTTCTCAAAAAGACCAGAAAGAAGTGACCTGAAAACATTTCCACTGGGAACTTATGCTTTTATTATCTGCAGTGACGAACAGCTTCACTATTCTGTGTGTAAGGGGTCTCGATGGACGGACCCCGGCCCATTTTGCAAAACAGGAGAGCAGAATTGCTCAATCAATAATGGCGGATGCAAAGATTCATGCCATCAGGATGGAGGGGAAGTTAAATGTTTTTGCAAAGAAGGTTACGACCTAGATGAGGATGGACTCTCTTGCAGGATAAAAGACCTGTGCAGGGTTGATACATGTGAGCATCAGTGTGTGATGGAGGAGTCTGGATATTCCTGCAAATGTCCACATGGGTTCAAACTGGATGAAAACCAGCGCAACTGCTTTGACATTGATGAGTGTCAGTCACAAGCCTGTGGGGATcatttgtgtgtaaatacacTGGGAAGCTTCACATGTGAGTGTAAAGACGGTTATAAAATGGTTGATGGTGAATGCATTGATGTGGATGAGTGCGTACAGTCAAGATGTGAGCACAGCTGCTTGAACAATATTGGATCCTTTTCCTGTTACTGCAATCAAGGTTTTACTTTATCCCAGGATGGCCACTTTTGTGTAGACATAAATGAATGTATCAGTAGTCCCTGCCACTACATGTGCATCAACACTGCAGGCAGCTTCTCCTGCTCGTGCCCAGGGGGCTTCCATCTGGAGACTGATGGATGGACTTGCGCTCCAGATGGGTCCGAAAcatcagctgctccatcagATGACCCAGCTGATGAGGGAACACATGAGAACTTCACCCGGTCCTTGACGAGAACCCCAGTGGAGCTCCAGCACCAGTCCCCTCCTACCGACTCACCACTTCCAGACCTGGGGAACGTTACACACAGCGGTCAGCAGAGCAACGTGTCCCTGCCGCCAAGCTGGGTCCAGACCGTCAACTCAAGGCTCATAGTCTGTGTCCTCGGCTCAGTCATCCCTCTGTTCCTGCTCGTCACAGTGACATTAGCTGCTGCAATTTTTCGATGCAGTCGTTCCAAAAAAGAAGccaagaacaaaacaacaacagacggTTACTGTTGGGTGTCATCGGGCCTAGATCCACGTCTAGAGAAACTATACGAGTCCATCTCCACTGATGACCTATGACCTCATGGTTTCGGAGAACACTGTGtgcattatgtttatttatctaATTTATGTCTTTGCACTTTCTGTAAGTTAGGCGgtgtattgttttgtattgaTTACATATCAAATCACAAATCAGAGTAAAAGATAGAAAGACAGAGTATAGAGAGGAAACAAGTTGGGTAAAAACAAAAGTATGAAAAACATGACACAAAGTGTAAATACATGCAGGTTTTCCTTCAAAGGGTATGTGAGGGGCTCTGTGTTACCAGACTGATTGTATGTAGAGAACTGATGGATTGGTTTGGCTGCTTGCTGTTTGTTTACTgacatggtgaaaatgtacatatGGTTTAGGGTCAGAGGACTTCATTTAATGCCAAGATCATTGTGCTTCTTTTGAAATATGTCTCATCATCAGCAGCCATATTTCCTACTAATTACTCTGGTCCCCTCCAAGCGCAGTAACAGGAGCAATATTCAGATGATCCCCCTGCCATTGTTATATCATCACACGATTGGCTATT contains these protein-coding regions:
- the LOC128450362 gene encoding complement component C1q receptor, with amino-acid sequence MLWIFLLQLINSVRGLSGADHETLCMSNTCFTIHMDKVSFAMAQENCVHNGGNLMTIRDTEEENVLRSLLSQIKGQRQDKGLEFWIGLKLNRGKCVLADKTLRGFMWASGEEDSQYSNWGEEPVSTCTERCVRVSYMLGQNQLKWTAGACKSLTFYACKFYFKGMCKPLTLMGSGELNYTVPFSKRPERSDLKTFPLGTYAFIICSDEQLHYSVCKGSRWTDPGPFCKTGEQNCSINNGGCKDSCHQDGGEVKCFCKEGYDLDEDGLSCRIKDLCRVDTCEHQCVMEESGYSCKCPHGFKLDENQRNCFDIDECQSQACGDHLCVNTLGSFTCECKDGYKMVDGECIDVDECVQSRCEHSCLNNIGSFSCYCNQGFTLSQDGHFCVDINECISSPCHYMCINTAGSFSCSCPGGFHLETDGWTCAPDGSETSAAPSDDPADEGTHENFTRSLTRTPVELQHQSPPTDSPLPDLGNVTHSGQQSNVSLPPSWVQTVNSRLIVCVLGSVIPLFLLVTVTLAAAIFRCSRSKKEAKNKTTTDGYCWVSSGLDPRLEKLYESISTDDLYDLLCDIMDFLKLPMIILILMSVILLLFLKAGCGMKQAGICRPVCTGGDCITVNQDRVDFRTAETACRDRRGELLTFDPETDGRILHTVSQELSGNFWIGLRLPASACSNLSSPLRGYEWISGSTQKSFIPSSDTWKHSTKVCSPHCVSLSNDQKWTERLCSEETDGYLCRTQHKDACRAQELSDPTIFRSTEGCSTGPCEQDCKNVKGGYICSCFTGYIRDSKEPKQCKVHCGESKCPCVGHSVDQCFCPDGYIRNLSFCEDINECEERPCDQECRNTFGNFECFCTEGFVMEKENRCVKAKDRKSFFTTTPVSVRATKPAVDNSLKTSSAPAGGFLWVWVFAAAAVVVLICVVRFYVVRRQKRREQNSTQQSPAPVDHNEC